A window from Toxoplasma gondii ME49 chromosome IX, whole genome shotgun sequence encodes these proteins:
- a CDS encoding hypothetical protein (encoded by transcript TGME49_305270~Signal peptide predicted by SignalP 2.0 HMM (probability 0.917) with cleavage site probability 0.373 at residue 22) — MKPFAPILLLLALFPFSGSGVSFNPYAERPLLDSPPPPASLPPSEPLPPPPALPTPKLHPPHPTHGTGQPLPPPAIGDLHAFYPRPPPTVPAYYVGEFVAPAPPLATGATPGDVEAFQRYYQAQETPFDVPPAEPVAIPVAVPPRKIEHVQEPPSPPVPPESTEGRKVNGMGAPRYHTMYPPTGLATHEAEPDHAANTAGQQQPAAELFSRLGQPFPVYAGRDGQPWWRVKGSGYDYSADFYSTTESLNKVKEEAARMAIELLQDTLRGIPAYPEQQLKVVIIYKHFYKETWDIASEALMIPAGHNPQLGHLLVAVMLNLSVHVQRSCAYRLTELGPQVEARLRSEDQRTVRLVKNRDLNVPLRKFAEIRLILERGSKTESDCLSNMKNKLRTLLPRRIYQHLPRVSLQTLLLIPTPDDRPLDTHDPPHADGLVTYNFVQPFRTSVLTHIDLRRDADLALGQLSSMLVKATLPATKQCGVLWTRFTPAYTAIVTDPSGSLYHVPLGRKTMNLRHLLAISEVIKDRLNQDVTITLNIFFPALLKSEAIAVHRCRPNTWKQIVPSYVPLGGFRISVLVNVECVGIIKVKCRRRVVSLFFTNPFAKVSDALLAIRPFIRTGPNDAFARRQSPCFVGYARLKRKEERVLNMGQVWRELDESVLLSEIAAKDEPLLLSPKTRFFRTEASTSQTFCESYLPVLSQTPLFVRPYFLDFSPDDTLRLQPVFGGTSLRILQSPFAQE; from the exons ATGAAGCCTTTCGCGCCTattcttctcttgcttgcCTTGTTCCCCTTTTCGGGGTCGGGCGTAAGTTTCAATCCTTACGCGGAACGTCCACTTCTCGACTCTCCCCCGCCTCCAGCGTCGCTTCCGCCCTCAGAGCCcctgccgcctccacctgCTCTGCCCACTCCGAAGCTGCATCCTCCCCACCCCACACACGGGACAGGTCAACCCCTCCCTCCGCCCGCGATCGGCGACCTGCACGCGTTCTATCCGAGGCCGCCTCCCACAGTGCCTGCTTACTATGTAGGCGAGTTCGTCGCTCCAGCCCCGCCACTCGCGACCGGCGCAACTCCCGGTGATGTCGAGGCTTTCCAGAGGTACTACCAGGCTCAAGAAACGCCCTTCGATGTCCCTCCCGCAGAGCCTGTCGCCATCCCAGTTGCCGTGCCGCCTCGAAAAATAGAACACGTTCAAGAGCCGCCGTCGCCCCCTGTTCCGCCTGAATCCACCGAAGGCCGGAAGGTGAATGGAATGGGTGCGCCTAGGTATCATACCATGTACCCTCCCACAGGGCTTGCGACCCACGAGGCAGAACCTGACCACGCTGCAAACACCGCTGGACAACAACAACCGGCTGCCGAGCTCTTCAGCCGTCTCGGCCAACCGTTTCCTGTCTACGCAGGCCGCGACGGGCAGCCTTGGTGGCGTGTGAAAGGCTCAGGGTACGACTACTCTGCTGACTTTTACTCGACCACGGAAAGCCTAAATAAGgtgaaagaagaggcggcaAGAATGGCCATCGAACTCCTCCAAGACACGCTGCGGGGCATTCCAGCGTACCCCGAACAGCAACTGAAG GTTGTGATTATTTACAAGCACTTCTACAAGGAGACGTGGGACATCGCAAGCGAGGCACTGATGATCCCAGCTGGACACAATCCGCAACTCGGTCACCTCCTCGTCGCCGTGATGCTAAATCTTTCTGTCCACGTCCAGAGAAGCTGCGCGTATCGCCTCACCGAACTCGGGCCTCAAGTGGAAGCCCGATTGCGGTCGGAAGATCAGCGGACAGTTCGACTTGTAAAAAACCGGGATCTCAACGTTCCTTTGCGGAAGTTCGCTGAGATTCGTCTCATTCTCGAACGAGGCTCAAAGACA GAGTCAGACTGTCTCTCGAATATGAAGAACAAACTTCGAACGCTTCTTCCCCGGCGCATATATCAGCATCTTCCgcgagtgtctctgcag aCGCTTCTCCTGATTCCGACGCCGGACGATCGGCCGCTGGACACGCACGACCCTCCGCACGCTGACGGTCTTGTTACGTACAACTTTGTGCAGCCGTTTCGAACGAGTGTTCTTACTCACATCGACCTTAGGAGGGACGCCGACCTGGCTCTCGGGCAGTTGTCTTCAATGCTCGTGAAAGCGACGCTTCCGGCCACGAAACAGTGCGGCGTTCTCTGGACGCGCTTCACCCCGGCGTATACAGCCATAGTTACGGATCCGAGTGGCTCTCTGTATCATGTTCCCCTcgggagaaaaacgatgAATCTCCGGCATCTGCTCGCCATTTCGGAGGTCATCAAGGACCGACTCAACCAAGATGTCACTATCACGCTCAACATTTTTTTCCCTGCGCTGTTGAAATCCGAG GCGATCGCGGTTCATCGATGTCGGCCCAATACGTGGAAGCAGATCGTTCCGAGCTACGTCCCCCTTGGAGGCTTCCGAATCAGTGTCCTCGTCAACGTCGAGTGCGTAGGAATAATCAAAGTTAAGTGTCGGCGCCGagtcgtgtctctcttcttcacgaaTCCCTTCGCCAAGGTGTCCGACGCACTCCTGGCTATTCGACCATTCATCCGGACAGGACCCAATGACGCATTTGCGAGACGGCAATCGCCGTGTTTCGTCGGCTACGCTCGACtcaaaaggaaagaggagcgTGTGTTGAACATGGGACAGGTGTGGAGAGAACTAGACGAGTCAGTTTTGCTTTCAGAAATTGCGGCCAAGGACGAACCCCTTCTCCTGTCCCCAAAG ACGCGTTTTTTTCGGACGGAGGCATCGACTTCGCAAACTTTCTGTGAGTCGTACTTGCCCGTCCTGTCCCAGACGCCCCTCTTCGTGAGGCCGTATTTCCTGGACTTCTCACCCGACGATACCCTGCGCCTTCAACCGGTCTTTGGGGGCACATCGTTGAGAATCCTCCAGTCGCCGTTTGCGCAGGAGTGA
- a CDS encoding vacuolar atp synthase subunit e, putative (encoded by transcript TGME49_305290), with translation MLSFEFSSGVYMRNNSSAALQETGVWHNAWRARSKLPTAFFIDISSFSVGSFFSSHSLANNTSSTPPFVCKKRFVTAPIYLRFPRYHEEEFAIFFPTLSSSPAPAPLGKMAMDDAEAQRQIQQMVKFILNEARDKAQEIEARSLEDFNIEKLKLVQQMKDKIRQEYEKKAKKLETQRAIDRSTAVNKARLRRISAQDQVLSEVYSQAMTQLSAVSRDRAKYQKLLEDLIVQGLLRLLESEVIVRCREMDKALVEAVLPNAVKRYSEIMRTEAGLHKTVTATLDKSGRYLPPPPSADNDGMSCCGGVVLMTRDGRITCDNTFDARLRMVIVECAPAIRHTLFPSHQ, from the exons ATGCTTTCCTTCGAGTTTAGTTCTGGCGTGTATATGCGAAACAATTCGTCAGCAGCGCTGCAGGAAACTGGCGTGTGGCACAACGCGTGGCGCGCTCGCAGTAAATTGCCGACGGCTTTCTTCATCGACATTTCTTCATTTAGTGTAGgttcgttcttttcttcgcattCTCTGGCGAATAACACAAGTTCGACACCACCTTTTGTGTGCAAAAAGCGATTTGTGACGGCGCCGATATACCTTCGTTTCCCCCGCTACCACGA agaagaattCGCAATCTTTTTTCCGACCCTGTCAAGTTCACCAGCACCCGCCCCCCTCGGCAAAATGGCGATG gacgacgcagaggccCAGCGGCAAATCCAGCAGATGGTCAAGTTCATTCTGAACGAGGCCCGCGACAAGGCACAGGAGATCGAAGCTCGGTCTCTCGAGGACTTCAACATTGAGAAGCTGAAGTTGGTGCAACAGATGAAGGACAAGATTCGCCAGGAgtacgagaagaaggcgaagaaactcgAAACCCAGAGAGCCAT CGACCGATCGACTGCGGTCAACAAAGCTCGCCTGCGCCGAATCTCTGCTCAGGACCAAGTCCTATCCGAGGTGTACAGCCAGGCCATGACGCAGCTTTCCGCTGTTAGCCGCGACCGAGCGAAATACCAGAAGCTTCTTGAAGACTTGATTGTCCAG GGTCTTTTGCGCCTTCTCGAGAGCGAAGTTATCGTTCGCTGCCGCGAGATGGACAAGGCACTGGTGGAAGCTGTGCTTCCGAACGCGGTGAAGAGATACAGTGAAATCATGCGCACAGAGGCGGGCCTGCACAAGACAGTTACAGCTACTCTCGATAAATCGGGTCGATACCTCCCGCCTCCGCCATCGGCCGACAATGATGGAATGTCGTG CTGCGGTGGCGTAGTGCTGATGACTCGTGATGGCCGCATCACCTGCGATAACACCTTCGACGCTCGCTTGCGCATGGTCATCGTTGAATGTGCACCGGCGATTCGCCATACCTTATTCCCGAGCCATCAATGA
- a CDS encoding hypothetical protein (encoded by transcript TGME49_305280~Predicted trans-membrane domain (TMHMM2.0):61-84), which produces MIPHNLLVIRSYSRDLSVVRIDFSPTEIERLSNKMRERSSCESAGQFSTISHRQDNPRLRLWIFVVFVVTSTLVSGVSSSFASWASAATTRPLSGVVFPASVLLQHPVIRVGGGTTRAISQFQQPPATAIVGSQFQAGALSHPGNPATLTSTLLRGGDVNRPSVVLLPPNGQLQTSSNAPLYVLASPEPSNRARRPGLTLNQRSFYDNPPFYPKDLVTPQFEERLPNSQTVQAGDRIAKAGNTAQGHSSRKDPMLELHPDEEALRQRTTYDPSTLSQVQGNPVVITELGMPTVAGSLEKGFRIELGNTVTKETHLGAPTSRSAPWGAGNARMSEAKPTLASDTDGRYALYDRESFWSINGETSSSHLRENIASEPSFISDQTAIGPAQEVVCPIRFIVPQLCFSDLDCPIAEPDQEGIYTCSTISPRIEGVPGVCRLTCDGTPSFPCPIGQTCTVSMDVSVCVEFCPPDGNPPCDRVACSVLQFCTRNWCRTQGALLDPTLCVPPFDQHEEEFFCIA; this is translated from the exons ATGATTCCGCATAATTTGTTGGTGATTCGTTCATATTCTCGTGACTTGAGTGTTGTCCGCATTGACTTTTCACCCACAGAGATTGAGAGGCTGTCAAACAAGATGCGTGAAAGGAGCTCTTGTGAATCGGCTGGTCAGTTTTCCACGATTTCGCATCGTCAGGACAACCCGCGCCTGCGGCTTTGGATTTTTGTCGTTTTTGTTGTTACAAGCACTCTAGTTTCCGgggtttcttcctcctttgcCTCGTGGGCGAGCGCAGCCACAACACGACCTCTGTCAGGTGTGGTTTTTCCAGCCAGTGTTCTGCTCCAGCATCCAGTCATTCGTGTAGGTGGCGGAACTACACGGGCAATTTCGCAGTTTCAGCAGCCACCAGCTACGGCCATCGTAGGATCCCAGTTTCAGGCAGGAGCTCTGAGTCATCCGGGCAATCCTGCCACTCTCACTTCCACCCTTCTGCGAGGAGGCGATGTCAACCGTCCATCTGttgttcttctgcctcccAACGGACAGTTGCAAACAAGCAGCAATGCCCCGTTGTACGTCCTTGCTTCGCCGGAGCCGTCTAACCGAGCAAGACGACCCGGCCTCACCCTTAATCAGAGAAGTTTCTATGATAATCCTCCTTTTTACCCGAAAGACTTGGTCACTCCTCAGTTCGAGGAGAGACTACCGAACTCGCAGACGGTCCAAGCGGGTGACCGGATAGCCAAGGCAGGAAACACTGCCCAAGGCCACTCCAGCCGCAAAGATCCAATGCTCGAGTTACATCCTGATGAGGAGGCGCTGAGGCAACGAACCACCTACGACCCAAGCACCTTGAGTCAAGTGCAAGGGAACCCGGTAGTTATCACTGAGCTGGGTATGCCCACAGTCGCAGGAAGTTTGGAGAAAGGCTTCAGAATAGAGCTGGGTAACACAGTGACAAAAGAAACCCATCTCGGTGCACCCACCTCCCGCTCGGCTCCATGGGGGGCAGGGAATGCCAGAATGAGTGAAGCAAAACCCACCCTTGCCAGTGACACGGACGGTCGCTACGCTTTGTATGATCGCGAGAGCTTCTGGAGTATAAACGGCGAAACATCTTCTTCACACTTACGGGAGAACATTGCCTCTGAACCCAGCTTTATATCGGATCAAACCGCCATCG GCCCTGCTCAGGAGGTAGTTTGTCCGATACGGTTCATCGTCCCACAGCTCTGCTTTTCTGACCTGGATTGCCCAATCGCTGAACCTGACCAAGAGGGCATATACACGTGCTCGACCATCTCACCACGTATTGAAGGCGTCCCCGGTGTCTGCCGTTTGACTTGCGACGGCACTCCCAGTTTCCCGTGTCCCATTGGCCAGACTTGCACCGTTTCGATGGACGTTTCCGTCTGCGTCGAATTCTGTCCGCCAGACGGGAACCCTCCCTGTGATCGTGTTGCTTGTAGCGTTCTCCAGTTTTGTACACGGAACTGGTGTAGAACTCAGGGTGCGTTGCTGGATCCCACACTTTGTGTGCCACCGTTTGACcaacacgaagaagagttcTTTTGCATCGCCTAA